The following are encoded together in the Betaproteobacteria bacterium genome:
- a CDS encoding CitMHS family transporter: MLTILAYAMITVFMFLIMTKRLPALVALILVPIAFGLVGGFGKELGSMMLTGIKNLAPTGVMLTFAILYFGIMIDVGLFDPLVRAIVRVVHGDPMKIVVGTTVLAMLVSLDGDGATTYMLTVSAMLPLYKRFGISRLVLACVIMLAGGVFNILPWGGPTARTASALGVDPGAVFVPMIPAMVLTICWVLFVAYLLGTRERRRIGALDVAMVSAGAVGGTGEGADPNLARPRLLWVNLLLTLCLLTLLVLGALPLPVLFMIAFAIAIMINYPSLNEQKERIAAHAVNVLPVVSLIFAAGIFVGILAGTKMVDAIATSVIAVIPDWMGPYLATVTGLLSIPFTFFISNDAFYFGVVPILAKAGAVYGISAAEIARASIVGQPVHLLSPLVASTYLLVGLSEIEFGDHQRYTLFWSISASLVMLAAALLTGVVPLVGRAP; this comes from the coding sequence ATGCTGACGATCCTGGCCTACGCGATGATCACGGTCTTCATGTTCCTGATCATGACCAAGCGCCTGCCGGCGCTGGTCGCCCTCATCCTGGTGCCGATCGCGTTCGGTCTGGTCGGCGGCTTCGGCAAGGAGCTCGGATCGATGATGCTCACCGGCATCAAGAACCTGGCGCCGACCGGAGTGATGCTGACCTTCGCCATTCTCTATTTCGGCATCATGATCGACGTCGGCCTCTTCGATCCGCTGGTGCGCGCGATCGTGCGCGTGGTGCACGGCGATCCCATGAAGATCGTGGTCGGGACCACGGTGCTCGCCATGCTCGTCTCGCTCGACGGTGACGGGGCGACCACCTACATGCTGACGGTGTCGGCGATGCTGCCGCTCTACAAGCGCTTCGGCATCAGTCGGCTGGTATTGGCCTGCGTCATCATGCTCGCGGGCGGCGTGTTCAACATCCTGCCGTGGGGCGGCCCGACGGCCCGCACCGCGAGCGCGCTCGGCGTCGATCCGGGGGCGGTGTTCGTGCCGATGATCCCGGCAATGGTGCTGACCATATGCTGGGTGCTGTTCGTGGCGTATCTGCTCGGCACGCGCGAGCGCCGGCGCATCGGCGCCCTTGACGTTGCCATGGTGTCGGCAGGCGCAGTGGGTGGGACGGGTGAAGGCGCCGATCCGAATCTGGCGCGGCCCAGGCTCCTGTGGGTGAACCTGCTGCTCACGCTTTGCCTGCTCACCCTGCTGGTGCTCGGCGCATTGCCCCTGCCGGTGCTTTTCATGATCGCCTTCGCGATCGCGATCATGATCAACTATCCGTCCCTGAACGAGCAGAAGGAGCGCATTGCTGCGCACGCGGTCAACGTGCTGCCCGTGGTTTCGCTCATCTTTGCGGCCGGCATCTTCGTCGGCATCCTCGCCGGGACCAAGATGGTCGATGCCATCGCCACCAGCGTGATCGCGGTCATTCCCGACTGGATGGGGCCTTATCTCGCGACGGTGACGGGATTGCTGAGCATCCCTTTCACCTTCTTCATCTCGAACGATGCGTTCTACTTCGGCGTGGTGCCGATCCTCGCCAAGGCCGGCGCGGTCTACGGCATCAGTGCCGCCGAGATCGCGCGCGCCTCCATCGTGGGGCAGCCCGTGCATCTGCTGAGTCCGCTGGTGGCGTCGACCTACCTGCTGGTGGGACTGTCGGAGATCGAATTCGGAGATCACCAGCGCTATACGCTGTTCTGGTCGATTTCCGCCTCGCTCGTGATGCTGGCGGCTGCGCT